Proteins encoded within one genomic window of Nonomuraea gerenzanensis:
- a CDS encoding cytochrome P450 codes for MILPFDRPTPLAPPPEYARLRDTTPVAPVQTPDGRRAWLVTSYDAVAAVLSDRRFRLAPPGSAYPGNDTLFQDGEAHARLRRLVSKAFGPRTVEGMRVRVEQVADERVAALAANGPPADLVAGLAAPLSITVMGELLGVDPGDREHVRELAGAGGTDFVFGDEEEVARAAQAWEGLTSYAATLVGVRRAAPGDDLLSSLIGVRDAEDGRLSDGELVAMVATIVAAGYLSARNAISTAVLRLLAEGEAARVASTGLGDAAGPRLDAVVEEVLRLQSGLTGEPFPRFAQTDLDLAGVPIRAGDLVLVRLEAAHRDPRHFAGPDTFAPGRSSSPSLVFGHGVHYCLGAPLARLEVGAALAALARRLPGLRLAGTVDDIAWAHDGADRGPAALPVLW; via the coding sequence ATGATCCTTCCGTTCGACCGGCCCACCCCGCTCGCACCTCCACCCGAGTACGCCCGGCTCCGCGACACCACCCCCGTCGCCCCCGTCCAGACTCCCGACGGCCGCCGGGCGTGGCTCGTGACCTCCTACGACGCCGTGGCGGCCGTCCTGTCCGACCGCCGGTTCCGCCTGGCGCCGCCCGGTAGCGCGTACCCCGGCAACGACACCCTCTTCCAGGACGGCGAGGCGCACGCCCGGCTGCGGCGGCTGGTGTCGAAGGCGTTCGGGCCGCGGACGGTCGAGGGGATGCGCGTCCGGGTCGAGCAGGTCGCGGACGAGCGCGTCGCCGCGCTCGCCGCGAACGGCCCGCCCGCCGATCTCGTGGCGGGGCTGGCGGCGCCGCTGTCGATCACTGTGATGGGGGAGCTGCTCGGTGTGGATCCCGGCGACCGTGAGCACGTGCGGGAGCTGGCGGGCGCTGGGGGGACCGACTTCGTGTTCGGAGATGAGGAGGAGGTGGCCAGGGCCGCGCAGGCGTGGGAAGGGCTGACCTCCTACGCTGCCACGCTGGTGGGGGTGCGGCGGGCGGCGCCCGGTGACGATCTGCTCAGCTCGCTGATCGGGGTGCGGGACGCGGAGGACGGGCGGCTCAGTGACGGTGAGCTGGTCGCGATGGTGGCCACGATCGTCGCCGCCGGATATCTCTCGGCCCGCAACGCGATCTCCACCGCCGTCCTCCGGCTGCTCGCCGAGGGTGAGGCCGCCCGTGTCGCGAGCACGGGGCTGGGCGATGCGGCGGGTCCGAGGCTAGACGCCGTGGTCGAGGAGGTGCTGCGCCTGCAGTCCGGGCTGACCGGCGAGCCCTTCCCGCGCTTCGCCCAGACCGACCTCGACCTCGCCGGCGTCCCGATCCGCGCCGGCGACCTGGTGCTGGTACGGCTCGAAGCCGCCCACCGCGACCCCCGCCACTTCGCCGGCCCCGACACCTTCGCACCAGGGCGGAGCTCCAGCCCGTCCCTGGTGTTCGGGCACGGCGTGCACTACTGCCTCGGCGCCCCGCTGGCCCGCCTGGAGGTGGGCGCCGCGCTCGCCGCCCTGGCCCGCCGGCTGCCCGGCCTGCGCCTGGCCGGCACGGTGGACGACATCGCGTGGGCCCACGACGGCGCCGACCGCGGCCCGGCCGCCCTCCCCGTCCTCTGGTGA
- a CDS encoding SpoIIE family protein phosphatase, with translation MGRAGDGSRCGLAFEVLDPAPVGVAVTSGPGHRLLYTNAMYRAQFGERPMGLPLEQAFAKFVQKSYGQLFDQVYETGEPVVLNAAPASMAADEEERFFTSSLSRVSLENGEYGVLVVTTEVTEQINATQEFRAIADERSRILRRYESLMRVSAEIFWVAGPEGEVIEPSPSWQRVTGQPWEEFRGHGWQQMLHPDDRGPTMRAWWQAVREGAEIWEQVYRLRTADGCYRHFRAQAVPIRENGRIVEWVGTCSDIEQQWRDRRRQQVLDRATAATADLTSLPEMLGALADVIVPELADACGVHLVTDLTSIRQGGVPFVVERLATSARSGLNPLPTYGEERLPADNTLVRAVQQRRPLLKIFPQGSPPPDLAPPDFQSWLEGNGTNSLLTLPVVVDGAVPAVVSAVTCGERAPIGWDDIELLGEIFDHAHDALSNAIRYQRAQQVALALQHSLLAEPPTLPDLEITARYQASPTAAEVGGDWYDSFVLPDGVTVVAIGDVAGHDLGAAVAMSQLRNMLRALAMDRCEPPGEILTRLNLAMESLSDDVTATCALARVERVDGGHQLHYAVAGHPPPLLVTADGGSCFLNGAASPLLGFRHEQACSSEVLPLPPRSTLLLYTDGLVERSGEHLDRGLERLRRLAGSLADEPIDAFCDNLLSGLPTSGQDDIAVIALRLPAEA, from the coding sequence ATGGGGAGGGCCGGCGACGGCTCACGCTGCGGCCTGGCGTTCGAGGTGCTCGATCCCGCGCCGGTGGGGGTTGCCGTCACCAGCGGTCCCGGGCACCGGCTGCTCTACACCAACGCCATGTACCGCGCACAGTTCGGCGAGAGACCGATGGGGCTCCCGCTGGAGCAGGCTTTTGCCAAATTCGTCCAGAAAAGTTATGGGCAACTGTTCGACCAGGTGTACGAGACGGGCGAGCCCGTCGTCCTCAACGCGGCTCCGGCGAGCATGGCCGCCGACGAGGAGGAGCGGTTCTTCACCTCCAGCCTGTCGCGGGTCTCCCTGGAGAACGGGGAGTACGGCGTGCTGGTGGTGACCACGGAGGTCACCGAGCAGATCAACGCCACGCAGGAGTTCCGCGCGATCGCCGACGAGCGCAGCCGCATCCTGCGGCGCTACGAGAGCCTGATGCGCGTGAGCGCGGAGATCTTCTGGGTGGCGGGCCCCGAGGGCGAGGTCATCGAGCCCAGCCCGAGCTGGCAGCGGGTGACCGGCCAGCCGTGGGAGGAGTTCCGCGGCCACGGCTGGCAGCAGATGCTGCATCCCGACGACCGCGGGCCGACGATGCGCGCGTGGTGGCAGGCGGTCCGTGAGGGGGCCGAGATCTGGGAGCAGGTCTACCGGCTGCGCACCGCCGACGGCTGCTACCGGCACTTCCGCGCGCAGGCCGTGCCGATCCGCGAGAACGGCCGGATCGTGGAGTGGGTGGGCACCTGCAGCGACATCGAGCAGCAGTGGCGCGACCGGCGGCGCCAGCAGGTCCTGGACCGTGCCACCGCGGCGACGGCCGACCTCACGAGCCTGCCGGAGATGCTCGGCGCGCTGGCCGACGTGATCGTGCCGGAGCTGGCCGACGCGTGCGGTGTGCACCTCGTCACCGATCTCACCAGCATCCGGCAGGGCGGGGTGCCGTTCGTGGTCGAACGGCTGGCCACCTCCGCCCGCAGCGGCCTGAACCCGCTGCCCACCTACGGTGAGGAACGCCTGCCCGCCGACAACACCCTGGTCAGAGCCGTCCAGCAGCGGCGCCCGCTGCTCAAGATCTTCCCGCAGGGCTCGCCGCCGCCCGACCTCGCGCCCCCGGACTTCCAGTCGTGGCTGGAGGGCAACGGCACCAACAGCCTGCTGACGCTGCCCGTGGTGGTGGACGGCGCGGTCCCCGCCGTCGTCAGCGCCGTCACCTGCGGGGAGCGGGCGCCGATCGGCTGGGACGACATCGAGCTGCTCGGCGAGATCTTCGACCACGCGCACGACGCGCTGAGCAACGCCATCCGCTACCAGCGCGCGCAGCAGGTGGCCCTGGCCCTGCAGCACAGCCTGCTCGCCGAGCCGCCGACCCTGCCCGACCTGGAGATCACCGCCCGCTACCAGGCCAGCCCGACGGCGGCGGAGGTGGGCGGCGACTGGTACGACTCCTTCGTCCTGCCCGACGGGGTCACCGTGGTCGCCATCGGCGACGTGGCCGGCCACGACCTCGGCGCCGCCGTCGCCATGAGCCAGCTGCGCAACATGCTGCGCGCCCTGGCCATGGACCGCTGCGAGCCGCCGGGCGAGATCCTCACCCGGCTCAACCTGGCGATGGAGTCGCTGTCGGACGACGTGACGGCGACGTGCGCGCTCGCCCGCGTGGAGCGGGTCGACGGCGGCCACCAGTTGCACTACGCCGTGGCCGGGCACCCGCCGCCGCTCCTGGTCACCGCCGACGGCGGGAGCTGCTTCCTGAACGGCGCGGCCAGCCCCCTGCTCGGCTTCCGCCACGAGCAGGCGTGCTCCTCGGAGGTGCTGCCGTTGCCGCCGCGCAGCACGTTACTGCTGTACACGGACGGTCTCGTCGAGCGGTCGGGCGAGCACCTGGACCGGGGGCTGGAGCGGCTGCGCCGGCTGGCGGGCTCGCTGGCGGATGAGCCGATCGACGCGTTCTGCGACAATCTGCTCAGCGGGCTGCCCACCAGCGGACAGGACGACATCGCCGTCATCGCGCTGCGGCTGCCGGCCGAGGCGTAG
- a CDS encoding FAD-binding oxidoreductase gives MTHTDLRATVRGLVLLPGDDAFEQAAKPWNLSVHQPAAAVVEAEDAADVAAVVRYAARNGLTVTAQPSGHGASGDTDGVILLRTGRLGGVTVRREERVARVGAGVQWGEVLAETGPLGLTGLAGSSPVVSVTGYTLGGGLSWFGRRYGFAADSVRSFDVVSADGEPATVTASSDPDLFWALRGGGGDFALVTAIEFGLHPAPALYGGRMMWPGHRTHEVFEAFREITEAAPDELSVWFNRFQFPQAPPMVAVDAAFLGEEGDGRALLARLDKIGDVLADKRGTLPVAALGAITDEPTDPAPGRSRAELLTGLDDTAAKALLDTPLEPVLAVQVRHVGGALAAARPDAGPSGPMTEPYLLYLLGLALNPDLSAAVGERQERFAADLGALVSGRKPYTMLGRGERAAAAFAEPDLERLREIKRARDPHGVLRANFPVLG, from the coding sequence ATGACGCACACCGATCTGCGCGCCACGGTACGAGGCCTGGTCCTGCTCCCGGGCGACGACGCCTTCGAGCAGGCGGCCAAGCCGTGGAACCTGTCGGTACACCAGCCCGCGGCAGCCGTCGTGGAGGCCGAGGACGCCGCCGACGTGGCGGCCGTGGTCCGGTACGCGGCCAGGAACGGCTTGACGGTGACCGCCCAGCCGAGCGGGCACGGCGCCTCCGGCGACACCGACGGCGTCATCCTGCTGCGCACCGGGCGCCTCGGCGGCGTGACGGTGCGCCGCGAGGAGCGCGTGGCCAGGGTGGGCGCCGGCGTGCAGTGGGGCGAGGTGCTGGCCGAGACCGGGCCGCTCGGCCTGACCGGGCTGGCGGGCAGCAGCCCCGTCGTGAGCGTGACCGGCTACACCCTCGGCGGCGGCCTGAGCTGGTTCGGCCGCAGGTACGGGTTCGCGGCCGACAGCGTGCGCTCGTTCGACGTGGTATCGGCCGATGGGGAGCCCGCCACGGTGACCGCGAGCTCCGACCCCGACCTCTTCTGGGCGCTGCGGGGCGGCGGCGGTGACTTCGCGCTGGTCACCGCGATCGAGTTCGGCCTGCATCCGGCGCCCGCCCTGTACGGAGGGCGCATGATGTGGCCCGGGCACCGCACGCACGAGGTGTTCGAGGCCTTCCGCGAGATCACCGAGGCGGCGCCGGACGAGCTGTCCGTGTGGTTCAACAGGTTCCAGTTCCCGCAGGCGCCGCCCATGGTCGCGGTGGACGCCGCCTTCCTCGGCGAGGAGGGCGACGGGCGCGCGCTGCTCGCCCGGCTGGACAAGATCGGCGACGTGCTCGCCGACAAGCGCGGCACCCTGCCGGTGGCGGCCCTGGGCGCCATCACCGACGAGCCCACCGACCCGGCGCCCGGCCGCTCCCGCGCCGAGCTGCTCACCGGCCTGGACGACACGGCCGCCAAGGCCCTGCTCGACACGCCGCTGGAGCCGGTGCTCGCGGTGCAGGTCAGGCACGTGGGCGGGGCGCTGGCCGCCGCCCGCCCTGACGCGGGGCCGAGCGGCCCGATGACCGAGCCGTACCTGCTCTACCTGCTCGGCCTCGCGCTCAACCCGGACCTGTCCGCGGCCGTGGGCGAGCGGCAGGAGCGCTTCGCCGCCGATCTGGGGGCGCTGGTGAGCGGGCGCAAGCCGTACACGATGCTGGGGCGGGGCGAGCGGGCGGCGGCGGCCTTCGCCGAGCCGGACCTGGAGCGGCTGCGGGAGATCAAGCGGGCGCGCGACCCGCACGGCGTCCTGCGCGCGAACTTCCCCGTGCTGGGCTGA
- a CDS encoding alpha/beta fold hydrolase, with protein MSAGVGARVAAGLLIVLTLPAGLAAGLGALWATASVTGNRYLAVAAAAPAMAGVVWWMCRSALRRVAGPRVRRWAPIAVTVVELAVAAVPLAGLLFGGPPPRPIAAGPDTRYWDLPTGSRLAYTRTPAQGESRRDTPVILVHGGPGAPDAEPSPLAPALAATGFDVYAYHQVGAGLSSRLPDVSGYTVRRHVADLDAVRAAIGAERVVLAGASWGGQLIAAYLAAHPDRVARAVVASPGTMWSAAYAGDRQLTETGLRDLNRVLLDRPRFLLAHVLSGVAGPGPAHALLPDEAMDGELDALVGQLDLRAGCPGRPLRIPMSGAGFWANAMTARDAALAPDPRPALRRATVPVLVLRGTCDYLAPEVAREYADVLPNAVFHAIDGAGHDLAHDRPGEYQELVTTFLARG; from the coding sequence ATGAGCGCGGGTGTGGGAGCAAGGGTGGCGGCCGGGCTGCTCATCGTCCTGACGCTGCCGGCCGGACTGGCCGCCGGGCTGGGCGCGCTGTGGGCCACCGCCTCGGTGACCGGCAACCGGTACCTGGCAGTGGCCGCCGCCGCGCCGGCGATGGCGGGCGTCGTGTGGTGGATGTGCCGGTCGGCGTTGCGGCGGGTGGCAGGCCCGAGGGTACGCCGCTGGGCGCCGATCGCGGTCACCGTGGTGGAGCTGGCGGTCGCGGCCGTCCCCCTGGCGGGCCTGCTGTTCGGCGGGCCGCCGCCCCGCCCGATCGCGGCCGGCCCCGACACGCGCTACTGGGACCTGCCCACCGGCTCGCGCCTCGCCTACACCCGTACCCCCGCCCAGGGGGAGAGCCGCAGGGACACGCCCGTGATCCTCGTGCACGGCGGCCCTGGCGCGCCGGACGCGGAGCCGTCGCCGCTCGCGCCCGCGCTCGCCGCCACGGGCTTCGACGTGTACGCCTACCACCAGGTGGGCGCGGGCCTGTCCAGCCGCCTGCCCGACGTCAGCGGCTACACCGTGCGACGGCACGTCGCCGACCTCGACGCCGTCAGGGCCGCGATCGGCGCCGAGCGCGTGGTGCTGGCCGGCGCCTCCTGGGGCGGCCAGCTCATCGCCGCCTACCTGGCCGCACACCCCGACCGGGTGGCGCGCGCGGTCGTCGCCTCGCCCGGGACCATGTGGTCCGCCGCCTACGCGGGCGACCGGCAGCTGACGGAGACCGGCCTGCGTGACCTGAACCGCGTGCTGCTGGACCGCCCGCGCTTCCTGCTGGCGCACGTGCTCTCAGGGGTCGCCGGCCCCGGCCCCGCTCATGCGCTGCTGCCGGACGAGGCGATGGACGGCGAGCTCGACGCGCTCGTCGGGCAGCTCGACCTGCGGGCGGGATGCCCGGGACGGCCGCTGCGGATCCCGATGTCGGGAGCGGGGTTCTGGGCCAACGCCATGACGGCGCGCGACGCCGCTCTGGCCCCCGATCCCCGGCCCGCGCTGCGCCGGGCGACCGTGCCGGTGCTGGTGTTACGGGGCACGTGCGACTACCTGGCTCCCGAGGTGGCCCGCGAGTACGCGGACGTGCTGCCGAACGCCGTCTTCCACGCGATCGACGGCGCCGGCCACGACCTCGCCCATGACCGGCCCGGCGAGTACCAGGAGCTGGTCACCACCTTCCTGGCGCGCGGCTGA
- a CDS encoding LLM class flavin-dependent oxidoreductase — protein sequence MSVDYGHPLRLGVLLTPGGDRPEAVVERARLSEELGYDVVSFVDERAGVEPWTLLSWVAARTSRIRLMGVASMGNPAVLARAAAGLDLLSDGRVELALSPGTPEELESLDEAIDVIRGIWAANLRAPLHFDGRHHRVLGAERGPAPAHNIPLWIAAGTHPDALRLAATKADGWLLTAPATATATPPATPTPPATPTPAATATAPATATAADLATANARIDEAAATAGRDPRELRRLALITGDGFLTGQPEQWVADLLPLITGDGLSTLLLATDDEDTLRRFATEAAPALRAAGGEPGRTPGSLFVRRHRRENIDYDALPAALAESAVEPGDAAYARVRSTYLRGGSPGLVLRPGTPAEVSQAVRFARTQPVKLSIRSGGHGISGRSTSNGGIVIDLSRLNAVEVLDKATRRVRVEPGARWGEVAAALAPHGWALTSGDYGGVGVGGLATAGGIGWFVREHGLTIDRLRAVDVVLADGSQVRADEAENADLFWAVRGAGANFGIVTAFEFEAHEGGDVGFAQFVVDATDTAGFLQRWGAAMEAAPRDLTSSLIIGRPRPGQPLIAQIMAVVHSGDAETIINRLQPIAATAPLLDHSIQVLPYESIMDVPHGPHDAQGEPVTRAGLADHLTPELAAAAARLVAGGRTYFFQVRAAGGAASDVPPDATAYAGRSAGFSLVAFGASRRALDELWDGMLHHFSGQYINFETDLRPERVQEAYPEPTLRRLRALKRRYDPDNVFRDNFNITPSDP from the coding sequence ATGAGCGTGGACTACGGTCACCCGCTGCGGCTCGGCGTGCTGCTCACCCCGGGCGGCGACCGGCCCGAGGCGGTGGTGGAGCGGGCGCGGCTGAGCGAGGAGCTGGGCTACGACGTGGTGTCCTTCGTGGACGAGCGCGCCGGGGTGGAGCCGTGGACGCTGCTGAGCTGGGTCGCCGCCCGTACCAGCCGCATCCGCCTGATGGGTGTTGCGTCCATGGGCAACCCGGCGGTGCTCGCCCGGGCGGCGGCCGGCCTCGACCTGCTCTCGGACGGGCGGGTCGAGCTGGCACTGAGCCCGGGTACGCCGGAGGAGCTGGAGAGCCTGGATGAGGCGATCGACGTCATCCGTGGCATCTGGGCCGCGAACCTCCGTGCCCCGCTGCACTTCGACGGGCGTCACCATCGCGTGCTGGGCGCCGAACGCGGGCCCGCGCCGGCGCACAACATCCCGCTCTGGATCGCCGCCGGCACCCACCCGGACGCCCTGCGCCTGGCCGCCACCAAGGCGGACGGCTGGCTGCTCACCGCACCCGCCACCGCCACCGCCACCCCACCCGCCACCCCCACCCCACCCGCCACCCCCACCCCAGCCGCCACCGCCACTGCGCCCGCCACCGCCACTGCTGCCGACCTGGCGACGGCCAACGCGCGGATCGACGAGGCGGCCGCGACGGCGGGACGCGACCCGCGCGAGCTTCGCCGCCTCGCCCTCATCACCGGCGACGGCTTCCTGACCGGGCAGCCGGAGCAGTGGGTCGCGGACCTCCTCCCCTTGATCACCGGCGACGGCCTCAGCACCCTCCTGCTCGCCACCGACGACGAGGACACCCTGCGCCGCTTCGCCACCGAGGCCGCCCCGGCCCTGCGCGCCGCCGGAGGGGAGCCCGGCCGCACCCCCGGCAGCCTGTTCGTCCGCCGCCACCGCCGCGAGAACATCGACTACGACGCCCTCCCCGCAGCCCTCGCCGAGTCGGCGGTCGAGCCGGGCGACGCGGCCTACGCGCGCGTCCGCTCCACGTACCTGCGCGGCGGTTCCCCGGGCCTGGTCCTGCGCCCGGGCACACCGGCCGAGGTGAGCCAGGCCGTGCGCTTCGCCCGTACACAGCCCGTGAAGCTCTCCATCCGCAGCGGCGGTCACGGCATCAGCGGCCGCTCCACCAGCAACGGCGGCATCGTCATCGACCTGTCCAGGCTGAACGCGGTCGAGGTGCTCGACAAGGCCACCCGCCGCGTCCGCGTCGAGCCGGGCGCGCGCTGGGGCGAGGTCGCCGCCGCGCTGGCCCCGCACGGCTGGGCGCTGACCTCCGGCGACTACGGCGGCGTGGGCGTCGGCGGGCTGGCCACCGCGGGCGGCATCGGCTGGTTCGTCCGCGAGCACGGCCTGACCATCGACCGCCTGCGCGCCGTGGACGTGGTGCTGGCCGACGGCAGCCAGGTGCGCGCGGACGAGGCGGAGAACGCCGACCTGTTCTGGGCCGTACGCGGAGCGGGCGCGAACTTCGGCATCGTCACGGCCTTCGAGTTCGAGGCGCACGAGGGCGGCGACGTCGGGTTCGCCCAGTTCGTCGTGGACGCCACCGACACGGCGGGCTTCCTGCAGCGCTGGGGCGCCGCGATGGAGGCGGCTCCCCGCGACCTCACCAGCTCGCTCATCATCGGCCGGCCCCGGCCCGGGCAGCCCCTCATCGCCCAGATCATGGCGGTCGTGCACTCCGGCGACGCCGAGACGATCATCAACCGCCTGCAACCCATCGCCGCCACGGCCCCGCTGCTCGACCACTCGATCCAGGTGCTGCCGTACGAGTCGATCATGGACGTGCCGCACGGCCCCCACGACGCCCAGGGCGAGCCGGTCACCCGGGCGGGCCTGGCCGACCACCTCACCCCCGAGCTGGCCGCCGCAGCCGCCCGCCTCGTCGCCGGCGGACGCACGTACTTCTTCCAGGTCCGCGCCGCGGGCGGCGCAGCTTCCGACGTCCCCCCGGACGCCACCGCGTACGCGGGCCGCTCGGCCGGCTTCTCGCTCGTGGCCTTCGGCGCCAGCCGCCGCGCCCTCGACGAGCTGTGGGACGGCATGCTGCACCACTTCTCCGGCCAGTACATCAACTTCGAGACCGACCTGCGGCCCGAGCGCGTCCAGGAGGCCTACCCCGAGCCGACGCTGCGGCGGCTGCGTGCGCTCAAACGCCGCTACGACCCGGACAACGTCTTCCGCGACAACTTCAACATCACCCCGTCCGACCCCTGA
- a CDS encoding erythromycin esterase family protein has product MPDEVTGWLAARAVPLTGLAPLRAAFQGVRVVGLGEATHGSAEFFLARWRLTEFLIEELGFTILAIEASAAAAHAVDDYTAGGPGDPRRALAGLGFWTLRTAEMLTVLERLRAHNRTAARPVRFVGIDPQNPATALRALRDSLGQDAAPLLDPLAGLDLSGFLHRLDPRAGEHARRLEEYVAAHGPAEAREHALILRQYTEVAARPRVHTDPERTLSALRDRYMAENAGRLLADPEAKVVLWAHNGHVKKSATHSGFVPMGAHLADEFGDAYYALGVLFGHGGFRAIRRLPFGRMTREPARFRVPPADTPRHVAARLAAARPGDYVVDLRGGDRPEPVAAWLSATGRMRSFGGLAGRRSARSAFSDTVPADEFDGLAFLPQVSPSTPL; this is encoded by the coding sequence ATGCCGGACGAGGTGACAGGCTGGCTGGCCGCGCGCGCCGTGCCGCTCACCGGCCTCGCCCCGCTGCGGGCCGCCTTCCAGGGCGTACGCGTGGTGGGGCTGGGCGAGGCCACGCACGGCAGCGCGGAGTTCTTCCTGGCCCGGTGGCGGCTGACCGAGTTCCTGATCGAGGAGCTGGGGTTCACCATCCTGGCCATCGAGGCCAGCGCCGCCGCGGCCCACGCCGTGGACGACTACACCGCAGGCGGCCCCGGCGACCCCCGCCGGGCGCTGGCGGGGCTCGGCTTCTGGACGCTGCGCACCGCGGAGATGCTGACGGTGCTCGAACGGCTGCGCGCGCACAACCGCACCGCGGCCCGGCCCGTGCGTTTCGTCGGGATCGACCCGCAGAACCCGGCGACGGCGCTGCGGGCCCTGCGTGACAGCCTGGGGCAGGACGCGGCTCCCCTGCTCGACCCGCTCGCGGGCCTCGACCTCTCGGGGTTCCTGCACCGGCTGGACCCGCGGGCCGGAGAGCACGCGCGGCGCCTGGAGGAGTACGTGGCCGCGCACGGCCCGGCCGAGGCCCGCGAGCACGCCCTGATCCTGCGGCAGTACACCGAGGTCGCCGCCAGGCCCCGCGTCCACACCGACCCGGAGCGGACCCTGAGCGCCCTGCGCGACCGCTACATGGCGGAGAACGCGGGACGGCTCCTGGCCGACCCCGAGGCCAAGGTCGTCCTGTGGGCGCACAACGGCCACGTCAAGAAGAGCGCGACCCACAGCGGCTTCGTGCCCATGGGCGCGCACCTGGCCGACGAGTTCGGCGACGCGTACTACGCGCTAGGGGTGCTGTTCGGGCACGGCGGGTTCCGCGCGATCCGGCGGCTGCCGTTCGGCAGGATGACACGCGAGCCGGCCCGGTTCCGGGTCCCGCCGGCCGACACGCCGCGCCACGTGGCGGCCCGCCTGGCGGCGGCCCGCCCCGGCGACTACGTGGTCGACCTGCGCGGCGGTGACCGCCCCGAGCCCGTGGCCGCCTGGCTGTCCGCGACCGGCCGGATGCGCAGCTTCGGCGGGCTGGCCGGGCGGAGGAGCGCCAGGTCGGCCTTCAGCGACACGGTGCCGGCCGACGAGTTCGACGGCCTCGCTTTCCTGCCGCAGGTCAGCCCCTCCACGCCGTTATGA
- a CDS encoding MarR family winged helix-turn-helix transcriptional regulator: MSTDRPGDVPGGDNLGWTLGVLLRAYQSTVVTVIGDLPHGPRGYQTLAAVVGGAHPTQLALAAHLGIDRTVLTYLIDDLVEAGLVERRLSQADRRRRRIVATAEGERTFRELERRVRDAEDGLLGALDPAERDTFRKLLWRVACDVRDIDAAADPCDVAEELLSEGR, translated from the coding sequence ATGAGCACCGACCGGCCAGGAGACGTTCCCGGCGGTGACAACCTCGGCTGGACGCTCGGCGTGCTGCTGCGCGCCTACCAGAGCACGGTCGTCACCGTGATCGGCGACCTGCCCCACGGGCCGCGCGGCTACCAGACGCTCGCCGCCGTCGTGGGCGGCGCGCATCCGACGCAGCTCGCCCTGGCCGCGCACCTGGGCATCGACCGCACCGTGCTGACGTACCTGATCGACGATCTGGTCGAGGCCGGGCTGGTCGAGCGCCGGCTGAGCCAGGCCGACCGGCGCCGGCGCCGGATCGTGGCGACGGCCGAGGGCGAGCGCACGTTCCGTGAGCTGGAGCGGCGCGTCCGCGACGCCGAGGACGGCCTGCTCGGGGCGCTCGACCCGGCCGAGCGTGACACGTTCAGGAAGCTCCTGTGGCGGGTGGCCTGCGACGTGCGCGACATCGACGCCGCCGCCGACCCGTGTGACGTGGCCGAGGAGCTGCTCTCCGAGGGTCGCTGA
- a CDS encoding SAM-dependent methyltransferase — protein sequence MDRDLISHLAHADHPIAAPISEDNLERLLVRAQLPARARILDLGCGEAGWLNRALSLYPDATADGVDISDSGFARAEEEARRRGVSDRLRLHAVPAAGFAADEPYDLVLCVGATHAFGGLAPTLDAVRDHLRPSSGLALVGEGFWERPPSPALLARFGAEPDEYADLSGTAGRAESAGYATVHAHTSTMEEWDEYEWSWTGTLTRWALDHPGADGESALAAAREHRELWLDGYRGVLGFVTLLLRGA from the coding sequence ATGGACCGCGACCTGATCAGCCACCTCGCCCACGCCGACCACCCGATCGCCGCCCCGATCAGCGAGGACAACCTGGAACGCCTGCTCGTCCGGGCGCAGTTGCCCGCGCGGGCCCGCATCCTCGACCTGGGCTGCGGCGAGGCCGGCTGGCTGAACAGAGCGCTGTCGCTCTACCCGGACGCGACGGCCGACGGGGTGGACATCTCCGACTCCGGTTTCGCCAGGGCCGAGGAGGAGGCGCGGCGTCGCGGGGTGTCCGACCGGCTGCGCCTGCATGCCGTCCCGGCCGCCGGCTTCGCCGCCGATGAGCCGTACGATCTGGTGCTGTGCGTGGGCGCCACGCACGCCTTCGGCGGCCTCGCGCCGACCCTGGACGCCGTACGTGATCACCTGCGGCCGTCCTCCGGGCTTGCCCTGGTCGGTGAGGGTTTCTGGGAGCGCCCGCCCTCTCCCGCGCTGCTCGCCCGGTTCGGCGCCGAGCCCGACGAGTACGCCGATCTGAGCGGGACGGCGGGTCGTGCGGAGAGCGCCGGGTACGCCACCGTCCACGCTCACACCAGCACGATGGAGGAGTGGGACGAGTACGAGTGGTCCTGGACCGGCACGCTGACCCGCTGGGCGCTGGATCATCCGGGGGCTGACGGGGAGAGTGCCTTGGCCGCCGCCCGGGAGCATCGGGAGTTGTGGCTCGACGGCTATCGCGGTGTCCTGGGCTTCGTCACGCTCCTGCTGCGCGGCGCCTGA